The sequence AAGCGCGGGCTGTCCGCGACGCTCGAGGAGCTGCTGATGGCGGCGGAGTACGTCCTGAAGGAGGGCAACCCCAACGTGATCCTCTGCGAGCGCGGCATCCGCACGTACGAGCAGGCGACGCGGTTCACGCTCGACATCGCCGCCGTCCCGGTGCTGAAGGAGCTGACGCACCTGCCGGTCGTCGTCGACCCGTCGCACGCCGCAGGTCGCCGCGACCTGGTGCTGCCCCTGTCGATGGCCGCGGCCGCGGCCGGCGCCGACGGCATCATCGTCGAGACGCACCCCGAGCCCGAGAACGCGGTCTGCGACGGTCCGCAGCAGCTCCGCGCGAGCGAGTTCGGTCCGTACCTGCGGCAGGTCGAGGCCGCCGCGGCGCTCGCCGGCCGCCGTCCCGCCCCCGTCACGACGGCCCTGGCGTAGTCCCGTGGACGTCCGCTTCGAGCCCTCCGGTCCGCTCGCGGGGCGCCTGCGCCCGCCGAGCGACAAGTCGATGAGCCATCGCGCCGCCATGGTCGGCGCGATGGCCACGGCGCCCGTCACCGTCACCGGCTACCTGCCGGCGGCGGACACGCTCTCCACCCTGGCCGCGATGGAGACGCTCGGCGCGACCGTCCGCCGCGACGGCGACCGCGTGCAGATCGCGGGCGTGGGGCTGCGCGGCGCCGACGCGCGGGGCACCACGATCGACGTCGGCAACGCCGGCACCCTGATGCGGCTGCTGCCCGGCTGGCTCGCCGGGCAGGAGGGGCGCGAGTACCGCTTCGACGGCGACGCGTCCATCCGGCGCCGCCCCGTCGACCGCATCGCCGCGCCGCTGCGGGCGATGGGCGCGCGGATCGAGGCCACGGACGACCGGCTGCCGCCGTTCGTCGTGCGCGGCACCCGCCTGACGGGCACGACGTACGAGCTGCCGGTCGCGTCCGCGCAGGTCAAGAGCTGCGTGCTGCTGGCGGGGATGATGGCCGACGGCGAGACGACGGTCGTCGAGCCGGTCGCCAGCCGCGACCACACCGAGCGGATGCTGGCCCGCCTGGGCGTGCCGCTGCGCCGCGAGGGCAACGCGATCACGGTCTCGCGCGTCGACGAGCTCGCGGTGGGCGACCTGCACGTGCCCGGCGACCTGTCGTCGGCGGCGTTCCCGATCGTGGCGGGCGTTCTCGTCCCCGGGTCCCGCGTGCTGATCGAGGACGTCAGCGTCAACTGGACGCGCGCGGGCATCCTCGACGTGCTCGACCGCATGGGCGCGACCGTCGTCGGCGAACGCGAGACGCGCCGCGACGGCCTCGTGCCGGCCGGCGAGCCGGTGTCCGAGCTGGAGGTCACGCACGGCCCGCTGCGCGGCACGACGGTCGAGGGGGAGGAGATCCCGCTGCTGATCGACGAGCTGCCCCTGATCGCGCTGCTCGCGTGCTTCGCCGAGGGCGAGACCGTCGTCCGCGACGCGGAGGAGCTGCGCCACAAGGAGTCCGACCGCATCGCGACCGTCGTCGAGGGTCTGCGCGGCCTGGGCGCCGAGATCGAGGCGACCCCGGACGGGTTCGTCGTGCAGGGCGGCACCGGGATCCGCGGCGGGACGATCCACGCGCACGGCGACCACCGCCTGGCGATGCTCGGCGCCGTCGCGGGGCTGGCGTCGCGCGAGGGCGTCACCGTCGTCGGGATGGAGGCCGCCGAGGTCTCCTACCCCGGCTTCGGCGAGCACGTCGCCGCCCTGCAGCGGGGCTGAGAGACGCCGGGGCGGCCACGAGCGGGGGCGCACGCCGAAGCGCCGGACGAGCGTCGAGGCGCCACGCCTTCCGATCGCGGCGGCTAGGATCGCGCCATGCCGTCCCGTCCCCGTCGCCGTGCGGCCGCGGTCGTCGCCGCGCTCCTCGCGCTCGTCCTCGCGCCGGCCGCCGCCGCGCAGAGCGACCTGAGCTACAACGTCCCCGACCTGACGACGCCGAGCGTGAGCTCGGGCCTGCTGGGCCTGAACCGCCCGCCGGTGTCGTCCGCGGGATCGTCGTCCGGCGGCTCCGCCGCGAAGCGCCGCCCGCCGCGCGCCACCGCGAAGCAGCTCCGCGCCCTGCGCTTCGCGCCGAACGCGGCCCGGACGCGGGCGATCGACGCCGAGGTGACGGCCGCGCTCAAGGGCGCGACCCCGGCCACCGGGCACGCGGCGATCGACGCCCTGATGGGCGGCGGCGAGTACCGCGGCGTGCTCGACGCCGTCACGCGGCGGCTCGGCGGATCCCGCCGGAACCTCGGCGACCGCGTCGGGACGGCGCTCGTGCTCGCCTGGCTGGCTCACGACCACGACCGCAAGCCGGCCGCGGACGACCGGCTGTCGGTGCGGATCACCGACGCGCAGATCCGCGGCGGACGGATCGTCCTGCGCGAGGTCCGCCACGCGCTGGCCCGCTCGAAGGCGGTCCGGCGGCTGTCCGACGCGCGCAAGCAGCGCGGCTCCGAGACCCTCGGGCTGATCGTGGTGCACGTCGGGTTCATGATCCAGGCCCTGCCGTCCGTCGGTCAGGCGGCGGAGGCGGCGCGCCTGCAGGACGGTCTGGCCGCGCAGGTCCGTCGGACGCTCGGCCTCGACCTGCGACGGCTCGAGCTGACCCGGAAGGGCTTCGAGCGGAGCTGACGCCGGACCTCCGCCGCCGCGCCGCCCGCGTCAGTCGACGGGGACCGCCGGCCCCGAGAAGCCGAAGGCCGTCGGGCCCTGGTGGGCCTCGTCGGGCGGGGGCGGCGACCCGGGCGCGGGCCCGACGCCGAGCAGCCGGCCCGTCGCGGGGTCGAGGATCGGCGGCGCGGGATCGCCGTCGGGCAGGTCGAGGGGGACGTCCCACAGGTGCACCCGCCGCGCGGGACGCCGGGCGCCGACGGGGGTGACCGACGCGGTCTGCCCGTACCGCCCTTCGTCGGCCCGGACGGTCACGATGGACCTGCCGTCGGCGGTGAAGCCGGCGACCGAGACGGTGTCGGCCGGGCCGTCGCTGTAGACCTCGAACTCCGTGCCAGACCAGCGGCCGCGCGGCGTGCCGAACCCGACGTCCTGCAGGTCGAAGGTCTGTCCGCCGTCGCGCTCGATCGTGCTCCGGTACACCGCGACGAGGCCCCGGTCGGCCTGGTCCGCGTACCACCACTCGCCGGGCCGCGACGTGCGCAGCCGGACGGGCGCCCGGAGCGTCAGCCCCGTCAGCGTGGCGCGCCAGAAGGTGCTGCGGGTGCGGGGGCCGGACCGGTGCGGGCCCAGGACGTAGTACAGGCGCCCGCGGTCCAGCGCCATGCCGTGGACGAGGCGCCCGCGCCGGCGGAGCGGCAGGCGCCGGGCGGCGCCGGTGTCGAGCCGGACGAGGCGGGTGACGACCGGCGCGTCGTCCGCGTCCTCGGTCGTCCGCAGCACCGCGACGGGCGCGCCGCCGCGCTCCGTCCCCAGCTCCAGGCTCAGCGGCCGGCCGCGGACCGGCACGGTCGTCGCCACCGTCGGCACGCCGCCCCGCAGCGTCCACAGCGCCACCGGGCGCTCGTGGCCGCCCGCCGGGGGCGGGCCGGGCACGGCCCACGCCACCAGGCCGTCGCCCGCGGCGGGGACGACGGACGCCAGGCCCGTGGCCGGCGGCAGCGGCGTGACGATCCCGGGCGCGCGGACGGTGGGGACCGCGGCGCCCGCGGGGGCCGCCGCGAGCGCGGGGAGGGCCGCGGCGAGCGCGGCGACGACGGCGGTGGCGGCGGCGCGTGGCGGTCGCGGCGGGACGGGGCGGAGGGGCATCGGGACGCTCCTAGGCGGGGACGGGACGCTCCGGCACCCTACGCCGCCCGGGCCCCGGTCCGCGCCGGGCGCCCGGCCGCACACGCCGCGGACGCTCGCGGCGGAGGACGACGGCGCCGCGGCCTGCGGCCGCGGCTCAGGACGCCGACGGCGCGGGGTCGAGCGGGTGCTCGGCCTCGTCGCGGCGCAGGCCGAGCCCCCACAGCACCGCGATCCCCGCGAGCGCCGGCCCGACGCCCGCGAGCACGAAGACGGTCGCGACGCCGAGCAGCTCGCCGGCCGGCCCGGCGAGGGCCATCGACACCGGCATGAGCGCGAGGGAGACGAACCAGTCCAGGCTGGACACGCGGCCCTGCAGCCGCGGCGGCACGCGGCGCTGGAGCAGCGTGCCCCAGATGACCTGGCCGCCGGCGTCCACGAGGCCGACGACGACGACGAGCACCAGCATCGCCCAAAGCGCGTCCATCGCGCCCATCAGCGCCAGCGGCAGCGAGCCGACGCCCCACATGAGCAGCATGGCCGTCAGGTACCGCCGCGGCAGCGGTCGGGACGAGACGAGCGCGGCGCCCAGCGCGGACGCGACGCCGAAGCCCGCGAGCAGCAGGCCGTACTCCGCCGACCCGCCGCCGGCCTGCTCGCGCACGGCGAAGGGCAGCAGCACCTCGATCGGGCCGATGATGCAGAGCACGGCGATCAGGGCGAAGAGCAGCGTGCCCCACAGCCAGCGCTCGCGCACGACGTAGGCGGCGCCCTCGCGCAGGTCCGCCAGCACGGAGCGGGCCGCGGCCGCAGCGTCCCCGTCCGCGGGGGCGGGGAGCGGCACGTGCCGCATCGCCACCAGGCACGCGACCGACACGACGTACGTGCCGGCGTTGACGAGCATCGCCGGACCCGGGGCGGTGGCCGCCACCAGCAGCCCGCCGAGCGCGGGCCCCGCCGCCTGCTGCGCGACCGGGCGGATCATCCCCTCCAGCCCGTTCGCGGCGAGCAGCTCGTCCTGCGCCACGAGCTGCGGCACGAGCGCGGTGAACGCGGGGACGAAGAACGCCTCGGCGGCGCCGATGACCAGGCCCCCGGCCACCAGGTGCCACAGCTCGAGGGCGCCCGTGACGGAGAGCACGCCCAGCACGACCGTCACCCCCGCGCGAGCCGCGTCCGCGGCGAGCATGATCCGCCGCCGCGACACGCGGTCGGCGACGACGCCCGCGAGCAGGATGCAGCCGACGAGCCCGACGGAGAAGCCCGTCGTGACGAGGGAGAGCTGGACCGGTCCGCCGCCCAGCTCGATGACCTGCCAGGCGATCGCGACGAGCCACAGCCCGTCGCCGACGAGGGAGACCGCCAGGCCCATCCACAGCAGCCGGAAGTCCCGGTCGCGAAGGGGGCGCAGCGCACGCACGGCGAGGGGTTGTAGCCCATGCGCGGGTGGCCGGGTCGGCCGCCACGGCGCGCGCCCCGCCCGTCCGCGCCGCCGTGCGCCCACTATCCTGGGCCCGATGCTCGTCGCGATCGACGGCCCTGTAGGGGCCGGAAAGTCCACCGTGGCGCGCGCCGTCGCCGCCCGCCTCGGCTTCACGTACCTGGACACGGGAGCGATGTACCGCTGCGTCGCGCTCGCGGCGATCCAGGACGAGGCCGCCGACCGCAAGCGCACGCTCGACGAGCTGCGCATCGACTTCGAGGGCGACCGCGTGCTGCTCGGCTCGTCCGACTCCACGGACGCGATCCGCACGCCCGAGGTGTCGCAGCGCGCGTCCGTCGTCGCCACCGACCCGGCGGTCCGCGAGCACCTCGTCGAGCGCCAGCGCGGCCTGACGCAGCGCGGCGACTGGGTCGCCGAGGGCCGCGACATCGGCACCGTCGTCCGCCCCGACGCCGAGCTGAAGATCTACCTGACCGCCAGCGACGAGGAGCGCGCCGGCCGCCGCGCGGCGCAGACCGGCCGCTCGGTCGAGGAGGAGCTGGCCGACCTGCGCGAGCGCGACGAGCGCGACCGCACCCGCGAGGCGTCGCCGCTGCGCCGCGCCGACGACGCGGTCGAGGTCGACACGACCGGCGTGCCCTTCGCCGAGGTGGTCGAGCGCATCGCGCGCCTGGCCGAGGAGACGCGCGCGAAGGCGGTGGACGCATGAGGCAGGTCGCGATCGTCGGCTTCCCGAACGTCGGCAAGTCCTCCCTCGTCAACCGCCTGACGGGCCGCCGCGAGGCCGTCGTGCACGAGCGCGCCGGCGTGACGCGCGACCGCAAGCACCTCGAGGCGGAGTGGAACGGGCGCCGGTTCGAGCTCGTGGACACCGGGGGCGTCGACGCCCTCGACCCCGACCCGATGGCGTCCGCGATCCTCGACCAGGTCCGCTCGGCGCTCGAGACGGCCGACGTCGCGGTGCTCGTCGTCGACGCGAAGACCGGCATGCGCCCCGGGGACGCCGAGCTGGCGGACATCCTGCGCCGCTGGAAGGGCCCGAAGATCGTCGCGGCCAACAAGATCGACGTCGGGAAGAACATCCCGGACGCCGCCGAGTTCTACGCGCTCGGCCTGGGCGAGCCGCTGCCGGTCTCCGCCAACCAGGGCCTCGGCACGGGCGACCTGCTCGACCGCATCGTCGAGGCGCTGCCCGAGGGCGACGACGCGCCGGACGCCGACGACCGCCTGCGCCTGGCCATCATCGGCCGGCCGAACGTCGGCAAGTCGACGATGTTCAACCGCCTCGTCGGCGACGAGCGCACGATCGTCTCGGACGTCGCCGGCACGACCCGCGACGCGATCGACCTGCCGATCGAGATCGACGGGCGCCGGCTCGTGATCGTCGACACCGCCGGCATGCGCCGCCAGGCGAAGGTCACGGAGTCCGTCGAGTACTACACGACGCTCCGCTCGCAGCGGGCGGTCGACCGCGCCGACGTCGCGATCGTCGTGTGCGACGCCGCCGACGGCGTGACGAGCCAGGACTTCCGCGTCGCCGACATGGCGATGAAGGCCAACTGCGCCACGCTGCTCGTGCTCAACAAGTGGGACGAGCACAACCTGAGCGAGGACGACCTGCAGCACGAGCGCGCCCGCGTGCAGCAGAAGCTGCGCCTGCGCCCCCGGGTGCTCACGGCGTCGGGCCTGACGGGCCGCAACGTCCACCGCGTGATCGCCGAGGCCATCGCCCTGGGCGACCGTCGAAAGGGCCGCATCCCGACGGCGCAGCTCAACCGCTTCCTCGCCGAGGTCGTCGAGGCGAAGCAGCCGCCGGCGGTCCGCGGGTCGCGCCTGAAGATGCTCTACATGGCGCAGGTGGGGGAGAACCCGCCGCGCTTCGCGATCTCGGTCAACGACCGCGCACGCGTCGTCCGCTCGTACGCCTACTACGTCGAGAACCGCCTGCGCGCGCGCTTCGGCTTCGACGGCGTGCCGGTGATCATCGACTTCAACGAGCGCCGCGCGCGCCGCTCCGAGGTGGCGATGAGCCCGGCGAAGCAGCGCCGGCAGATCGAGGCCGAGCTGGCCGAGGACGGGGTCGTCGACGCCGACGAGGACCTGCCCGAGGTCCCCGAGTTCGAGATCGGCCCCGAGATCGACGAGCTGCCCTGGGTCGACACGGGCGACGACCTGCTCGACGACTGAGCGTCCCGGCGCGGGGCGGCCCGCCCGGCGCCGGCCCGCGTACGACGCACGCGTCGTCGCCCCGATGCAGGCCCCGCGGGCGTCGCGGCAGGGCGCCCGCCGAAAGCGCGCCATGTCGATACGCTTTCTCGGCTTCACGGAGCCCCTGCGTGTCGTCGACCGGACGACGCGGGCTCCCGACGGGCGCCCTGCCTCGCGGCGGCGCGCCGGCCGGGACCTCGCGACCCCCGGCCAGGACGGCCGGGCGCGAGGTTCCGTGTCCATCGCCCACGTCGATCCCAGGATCTCATGAGCCAGTACGCCGACAACGAGTACCTGTTCACCTCGGAGTCCGTCTCCGAGGGTCACCCCGACAAGGTCGCCGACCAGATCTCGGACGGCGTGCTCGACGCCGTCCTCGCGAGCGACCCGAACCCGGAGAAGGCGCGCGTCGCCTGCGAGGTGCTCGTCAACACCGGCCTCGCCGTCGTGTCCGGCGAGATCCGGACCGAGGCGTACATCGACATCCAGCAGGTCGCGCGCGACGCGATCCGCAAGATCGGCTACACCGACGGCAACCTCGGCTTCTCCGCCGACTCCGTCGCGGTGCTGAACGCGATCGACCCGCAGTCCGCCGACATCGCCGCCGGCGTCGACGACGCGACCGAGCACAAGAGCGGCTCCGCCGACGAGTTCGACCTCGAGGGCGCGGGCGACCAGGGCATCATCTTCGGCTACGCGACGAACGAGACGCCCGAGCTCATGCCGATCGCGATCCAGAACGCGCACCGGCTGGCCGAGCGCCTGGCGTACGTCCGCAAGAACGGCGACCTGGACTACCTGCGTCCGGACGCGAAGACCCAGGTCTCGGTCCGCTACCGCGACGGCCGCCCGGTCTCGATCGACAAGCTGCTGATCTCGACGCAGCACTCCGAGAACTTCACGGACCAGTCGGCGATCAAGGCCGACCTGTGGGAGCACGTCGTCAAGCACGTCCTGCCCGAGGACATGTACGACGAGAACACGCTCCTCAGCGAGTTCCTCGTCAACCCGACCGGCCGCTTCGTCATCGGCGGCCCCGTCGGCGACACGGGCCTGACCGGCCGCAAGATCATCGTCGACACGTACGGCGGCGCCGCCCGCCACGGCGGCGGCGCGTTCTCCGGCAAGGACTCGTCGAAGGTCGACCGCTCCGCCGCCTACGCCACCCGCTGGGTCGCGAAGAACGTCGTCGCCGCCGGCCTTGCCGACCGCGCCGAGATCCAGGTCTCGTACGCCATCGGCGTCGCGCAGCCGATCTCGATCCTCGTCGAGACGTTCGGCACCGAGAAGATCGACCGCGCGAAG comes from Patulibacter sp. SYSU D01012 and encodes:
- the aroA gene encoding 3-phosphoshikimate 1-carboxyvinyltransferase, which gives rise to MDVRFEPSGPLAGRLRPPSDKSMSHRAAMVGAMATAPVTVTGYLPAADTLSTLAAMETLGATVRRDGDRVQIAGVGLRGADARGTTIDVGNAGTLMRLLPGWLAGQEGREYRFDGDASIRRRPVDRIAAPLRAMGARIEATDDRLPPFVVRGTRLTGTTYELPVASAQVKSCVLLAGMMADGETTVVEPVASRDHTERMLARLGVPLRREGNAITVSRVDELAVGDLHVPGDLSSAAFPIVAGVLVPGSRVLIEDVSVNWTRAGILDVLDRMGATVVGERETRRDGLVPAGEPVSELEVTHGPLRGTTVEGEEIPLLIDELPLIALLACFAEGETVVRDAEELRHKESDRIATVVEGLRGLGAEIEATPDGFVVQGGTGIRGGTIHAHGDHRLAMLGAVAGLASREGVTVVGMEAAEVSYPGFGEHVAALQRG
- a CDS encoding DUF6683 family protein, which encodes MPSRPRRRAAAVVAALLALVLAPAAAAQSDLSYNVPDLTTPSVSSGLLGLNRPPVSSAGSSSGGSAAKRRPPRATAKQLRALRFAPNAARTRAIDAEVTAALKGATPATGHAAIDALMGGGEYRGVLDAVTRRLGGSRRNLGDRVGTALVLAWLAHDHDRKPAADDRLSVRITDAQIRGGRIVLREVRHALARSKAVRRLSDARKQRGSETLGLIVVHVGFMIQALPSVGQAAEAARLQDGLAAQVRRTLGLDLRRLELTRKGFERS
- a CDS encoding MFS transporter, which gives rise to MRALRPLRDRDFRLLWMGLAVSLVGDGLWLVAIAWQVIELGGGPVQLSLVTTGFSVGLVGCILLAGVVADRVSRRRIMLAADAARAGVTVVLGVLSVTGALELWHLVAGGLVIGAAEAFFVPAFTALVPQLVAQDELLAANGLEGMIRPVAQQAAGPALGGLLVAATAPGPAMLVNAGTYVVSVACLVAMRHVPLPAPADGDAAAAARSVLADLREGAAYVVRERWLWGTLLFALIAVLCIIGPIEVLLPFAVREQAGGGSAEYGLLLAGFGVASALGAALVSSRPLPRRYLTAMLLMWGVGSLPLALMGAMDALWAMLVLVVVVGLVDAGGQVIWGTLLQRRVPPRLQGRVSSLDWFVSLALMPVSMALAGPAGELLGVATVFVLAGVGPALAGIAVLWGLGLRRDEAEHPLDPAPSAS
- the cmk gene encoding (d)CMP kinase, whose protein sequence is MLVAIDGPVGAGKSTVARAVAARLGFTYLDTGAMYRCVALAAIQDEAADRKRTLDELRIDFEGDRVLLGSSDSTDAIRTPEVSQRASVVATDPAVREHLVERQRGLTQRGDWVAEGRDIGTVVRPDAELKIYLTASDEERAGRRAAQTGRSVEEELADLRERDERDRTREASPLRRADDAVEVDTTGVPFAEVVERIARLAEETRAKAVDA
- the der gene encoding ribosome biogenesis GTPase Der, with amino-acid sequence MRQVAIVGFPNVGKSSLVNRLTGRREAVVHERAGVTRDRKHLEAEWNGRRFELVDTGGVDALDPDPMASAILDQVRSALETADVAVLVVDAKTGMRPGDAELADILRRWKGPKIVAANKIDVGKNIPDAAEFYALGLGEPLPVSANQGLGTGDLLDRIVEALPEGDDAPDADDRLRLAIIGRPNVGKSTMFNRLVGDERTIVSDVAGTTRDAIDLPIEIDGRRLVIVDTAGMRRQAKVTESVEYYTTLRSQRAVDRADVAIVVCDAADGVTSQDFRVADMAMKANCATLLVLNKWDEHNLSEDDLQHERARVQQKLRLRPRVLTASGLTGRNVHRVIAEAIALGDRRKGRIPTAQLNRFLAEVVEAKQPPAVRGSRLKMLYMAQVGENPPRFAISVNDRARVVRSYAYYVENRLRARFGFDGVPVIIDFNERRARRSEVAMSPAKQRRQIEAELAEDGVVDADEDLPEVPEFEIGPEIDELPWVDTGDDLLDD
- the metK gene encoding methionine adenosyltransferase; its protein translation is MSQYADNEYLFTSESVSEGHPDKVADQISDGVLDAVLASDPNPEKARVACEVLVNTGLAVVSGEIRTEAYIDIQQVARDAIRKIGYTDGNLGFSADSVAVLNAIDPQSADIAAGVDDATEHKSGSADEFDLEGAGDQGIIFGYATNETPELMPIAIQNAHRLAERLAYVRKNGDLDYLRPDAKTQVSVRYRDGRPVSIDKLLISTQHSENFTDQSAIKADLWEHVVKHVLPEDMYDENTLLSEFLVNPTGRFVIGGPVGDTGLTGRKIIVDTYGGAARHGGGAFSGKDSSKVDRSAAYATRWVAKNVVAAGLADRAEIQVSYAIGVAQPISILVETFGTEKIDRAKIEKAVREVFDLRPLAYRRHLNLFRPIFQKTAAYGHFGREDPDFTWEKTDKVDELKAAAGL